tccgTGTGTGCGTGCGGCTCTGCCCGTCCCCTCCCGGGCACCTGGGACAAAGTTGCACAAGGATGGAGTGAAAAATGTGGCCAAAcccctgcctggagctggcgGGGACAGTTTGGGGCGggtgctgagccctgagccctgctctgaTCTCGCTCTCCCACGGCATGAATCCCCAGCGTGGCGCTTTTGCAAGAAAGGCACAGGTTGGGgacatcatcatcatcatccagTGGCATCTCCATGGCCTCATCCCAAATTTCCTCCGGGATGCTCCCAGGCCCAACCCGCCCCctcaggagcatcccaggggCAAAGGACGTGGCTCTAAAGGGTTCCAGAGCTGCTAAAGCTGCCCACGGAGGTGAAACCGGCCGCGCTGGGAAAATCCAGCCCCACCGCTGCCGAGCCGTGGGAAAGCGCCGTGGCCGTGGGGCTCCGGGGCCGGTGACTCAACCCCGGCTGCTCCAGGATTAGCTCCAAAACCCGGGCCTTCATCCCGGTTTTCCAGAGCTTATCCCACCGGGGGGGTGCTGCGGGAAGAGCTCTGTGTTATTTTTTGCCCGCTCCGGCGAGCATCACGCCGAATTTTGGGGAGGCTCTGggggggctgcagaggtgaCCCCCCACCCAAAGGTGCCCATGGccacccctgcccagccccgcaCGGCCGCTCCCGGCTCGTCCCCGCCGCCGCTGGGCTCCGATAAGAGCTCGGGGCCGGGATCAACGGTCCGGGGCAGAGCGGAGCAGCCGTCACTACACATTAACCAGCTGTCCGATGGAGCAACGCGGCCCCGGAGCCAAGATCAACAGTCCCCAAAGCGAACTGGGAGcggggccaggagcagccagcgCGGCCGGAGCCCCCCGCTGCCCCCCGGCCTTCGCACCgccggggctgggggtggcGTGGGCGGGTGACGAGCatcccccggtgtccccgcggcTCGCAGGGATGGGGTTTTATAAGGGGAGAAGGTTTGGGATGAGCCGGTTCGTGTTTTAGGGCGGAGGTGCTGCGGCTTGGATTGTCCATGGGGTGTTTTGGAGAGACCCCCGAGCccccccaggctctgctggcagcatccCGGGGGTGTCACATCCTGGGGACATCCAGAGGGACCCCGAGCTGCCATCCCACACCAGCGCCGGGGGCTGCCGAGATGtgaaaccccaaaaacccatcGGATAAAACCCGCTGGGGTGTGAAGGAGCCCGGGGGCGGGGGGGTTCCGCGGGGTGACTACACAGATCTGGGGGGGCTCTGCTGGGCCACAGGAGCCCCGGGGGTCTGCGGGGACAAACCTGGGGGTccgggctgggggctctgtgtgCCCGGGAGGGCCGTGCGGGTTTAGAGGGGGGGTCTCTGCAGGTCCAGCGGGGGTCAGCGGTTCTGGGGGCCTGTCGCACGTGTGACCCGTGTGGGGGATGGGCAGGGGGAcatcccccccacccccaccccgcACTGCACCGCGCTGGTGGGGGAGGGGTGATTTGGGTGTGGGCGGAGCCTCCCGCGCTGGCCCCGCCCACCGCGGGGGCTCCGCAGCCGATGGAATTTTCCACTCGCGGGCGCGGCGCGGGTTCCCGCCGGCCACGCCCCTTCCCGCGAGAACGCGCCCCCGAGGCCACGCCCACCCCTCCGGCCGCGCTctaggccccgcccccttcccttcccggcatcccccgcggcggcggcggcggggggacAAGATGGCGGCCGCCATGGCGGCGGGGCTGCGCCTCAGCGGCCCGCGCCTCTGCTGGAAGGTGGGGACGGGAGGAGCGGCTGTGGGGGCCGCTGAGCCGTGTGCGTGCGGGGAGAGCGAGCGCGGGAAGGCCTTAGCGTGTGAGAAACGCGAGGGGGAATAAATGAATGTTGCCTCTCCTCAGGCTGCCGAGGCCCTGCTCCGTCCCGGCGCGTCCTGTGTGGTGGTGCcggtgaggagcaggaggaaaacccCGCGGGTGCCCGAGTGGGCCCGGGAGCTGAGCgctgaggagagggagagacGCCTCAAGTGCTCGGAGCCCATCTTCCCTGACGAGCGCATAGAGCGCAGCTTCTTCTTGGCTTGCACGGGTACGGCAGCGCCCAGGGGAGACAGAGCGGTGTCCTGAGAGGGGGAATGAGGGGACATCAGGCTGAATTCTTGCCGCTTTGTTCTGTATGGTGAGGAGGAGAGGTTGTCCTGCCTCGTCTCCGAAGCTGTTGGTGTTTCCTTATCGTAAATCGTGGAATTGcggagtggtttgggttgggaaagCCTCTCTAATGTCAccgctgccatgggcagggacacctctcatTGTCCCTGGGTgttccaaaccccatccagcctggcctgggacaattccagagatccaggggcagccacagctgctctgggaattccctCCCAGTCCCTCCTCACTCTCTCAGGGagaaatttcttcccaaaatccctCTCTGACTCCATTTCTCCCTCTGTGAAAGTGGAGCAATGCTCCGTGGATTTGGAAATTTTGgcatcatggaatggtttgggtgggaagggacctgaaatcccatcctgtgccatgggcagggacacctcccactgtccctggGTGTTTCAGCCTCGGCCTGGGACAattccagagatccaggggcagccacagctgctctgggaattccctCCCAGTCCCTCCTCACTCTCTCAGGGAGAAAttcctccccaaatccctctctgACTCCATTTCTCCCCCTGTGAAAGTGGAGCAATGCTCTGTGGGTTTGGGAAGTGGCaccatgggatggtttgggtgggaagggacctgaaatCCTGTGTCACCTCTCACTGTCCctgggtgctccagcctggcctgggacaatTCCAGAGATCCAGGAGCATCCACACCTCTGAGAATTCCCTCTCATCTTCTTCCCACCCTCTCAAGAAGAAATTCCCCCCTCAAAAATCTCTAAAACTAACTTTTAAATCCaattttcccccccttttccctgagctgtgagggaagagcagagagcagggccAGCTCATCCTGGGgatcctctgcctgctcccatttcccctctccatcccctgagcctctccctgagctgcttttcccctcccagctgaGATCATGGATCCCTACGTCCCTCCCGAGGGCGATGCCCGCCTCAGCTCGCTCTCCAAGGACGGGGTGAAGCAGCAGATGCAGAAGCTGAGGCAGACTGCGGCCTCCCAGCTGGCGTACGTACCCCCTCGTTAGTTAATTAGCCTCGTTAGTCAGTCCCAGCGGCTTcgttttggttggtttgggggaGATGTTGCTCTGCTGGTTCTTCTCCGGGCTGGGCAGGACCTCAGAGGTCACCTCAGAATATCTCCAGGTCATGTTCAGGTTATCTGGGAACCACCAAATACTCTCAAAATTGCTCCAGGCCATCCCAGgatcccccaaatcccctcaaAATTCCCCTCAGGATCCCCCAGGTCACCTCCAGGCCACCTGGGACCCCCCCAGATCCTCTCAAAATTCCTCCACACTACCTCAGgatcccccaaatcccctcaCAATTCCCCTCAGGGTCCCCCAGGTCACCTTCAGGTCACCTGGGAACCCCCAGATCCTCTCAAAATTGCTCCAGACCaccccaggaccccccaaatcccctcaaAACCCCCCCAGGTCACCTCCAGGTCACCTGGGACCCCCCAGATCCTTTCAAAATTCCCCCAGACCACCCCAGGATCCCTCAAAACCTCCCTAGGATCCCCCAGGTCACCTCCAGGTCGCCTGGGACCTCCCAGATCCTCTCAAAACTCTCCCAAATCCCCACCAGGACCCTCCAACTCCCACTGTGTTCCCCCCAGGTCACCTCCAGGCCTCTCAGGACCCCCTGAATTCCTCCCTCAAACCCCGCCCAGGTCACCTCCAGACCACCTGGGACCCCCCAGATCCTCTCCAGACCACCCCAGGGTCTCCCAAATCCCCTCAAAAACCCCCAGGAGCTCCCCTGTGTGTCCTCCCAGGTCACCTCCAGGCCACCCAGGAGCCTCCAAATCCCCTCAAAATTCCCCCAAATCTCCCTCAGGACCCCTCAAGTCACCTCCAGCCCACCTGGAACCCCCCAGAATCCCCTCAGATCCCTCCCAGGacctccctgtgtcacctccaggCCACTCAGGGTCCCCAAAATCCCCTCAAAACTCCCCTAAATCCCCCCAGGTGACCTTCAAACCCCTCCCAGGTCACCTCCACACCACCTGGGACCCCCCAGATCCCCTCAaaaactctttttctcttttctgagcCCCTGAAGGATTTTGTCTCAGTGGGAGGATCTCCAATTCTCAGCTGGTCAAAGCTGGGATTGAATCCTGTAGGATCCAAACCTCCAGGACAGCTCCCAATTAATTGTGTccttcatttttacttttattttattaattttacataaatttCCTTTCCCAGGCTGAGGAAGATCAAGGATCACGACCCGGATTTCAGCATCAAAACCTTCCCTGAGAAAGCCCAGGAGATTTTTATTGAGGCTCACAACTCCCTGGCAAAgtggggctggggtttggggggaaaaagggggaattttGGGGTAAAAGTGGGGATTTATggggagaaaggggaaattCTGGGGTAAAAGTGGGAATTTATggggagaaaggggaaattCTGGGGTAAAAGTGGGAATTTATggggagaaaggggaaattCTGGGGTAAAAGTGGGAATTTATggggagaaaggggaaattCTGGGGTAAAGTGGGAATTTATggggagaaaggggaaattCTGGGGTAAAAGTGGGAATTTATggggagaaaggggaaattCTGGGGTAAAAGTGGGAATTTATggggagaaaggggaaattCTGGGGTAAAAGTGGGAATTTATggggagaaaggggaaattCGGGGGTAAAAGTGGGAATTTATggggagaaaggggaaattCTGGGGTAAAAGTGGAATTTTTggggagaaaggggaaattCTGGGGTAAAAGTGGGAATTTATggggagaaaggggaaattCTGGGGTAAAAGTGGGAATTTATggggagaaaggggaaattCTGGGGTAAAAGTGGGAATTTATGGGGGAAAATGTGGAATTTctgagggaaaagggggaattggTGGTGGTAAAAGCAGGAATTTGGAGGGGGAAGTGGAAATTTCTGGGGGAAAAGTGAGAATtggggggaaaggagaaatttgTGGAGGGGAGGCAGAAATTTCTGGGGTAAAAGGATGAATTTGTGGGGGGAAAGGTGGAATTTTTGGGGTGAAAGTGGGAATTTCtaaggggaaaggaggaatttgtggaggaaaacaggaattGAGGGGGAAGTgagagttttttggggggataaAAGGAATTTTGGGAGGATAAAAAGGGGCGTaaaaggaggaattttggggcgtaaaaggaggaattttggggcgtaaaaggaggaattttggggcgtaaaaggaggaattttgggGCGTAAAAGGAGGAATTTTTGGGGCGtaaaagcaggaattttggGGCGTAAAAGCAGGAAATTTGGAGGGATAAAAACAAGAATTTGTGGAGGAAAAGATGGAATTTGTAAGGAGCTCCTCATCCTGTGCTGAAATGACCAGAAAATTCTTTTACAGCTTCAACAAGCAGAAGCTTCACTCGCTGGTGACCGAGCGCTGTTACCCCGTAAGTGCCCTGGATTTTTGGGATATTCTCAGCTGGAATCCAGCCCCAGGGATCATCAATCCATGGCCTGGCCCTGCCCACCACAATCCCAACAATCCTCTCTGAATTTGATCCTTTATCTCGTTTTTAATcaaatttctactttttttttaaggttttttaaaCCCGGCATTTAAAACtcttcaaatttcatttttaataaattttttccattttttaaggttttttaaaGCTGGCATTTAAAACtcttcaaatttcatttttaatagaatttgtctattatatttttttaagggtTTCTAAACCTGGCATTTAAAACTctcaaaattccatttttaatacaatttttccattaaaattttttaagaCTTTCTAAACCTGGCATTTAAAACTCTCCAAATTTCATTCTCTGCCTCATTTTTAATAACGTTTctccattatttatttttggaaatttttaaGGCTTTCTAAACCTGACAGTgccttattattattattttttaatttttttaattttttttttttggctgggcacagcagagagctgggaataaaaaaccccaaaaattaaTCAACAACCCCAAAACTAATCCAGAATGAAATATTCTGATGTTTTCTTCTTGCCTCATTCACAACCAAACCGAGTTAGagctgctgatttatttttttttaattagttaaattaatttttaattttttatttattttaaattaaacttaaaattttaaattttaaatttttaaattttaaattggaattaaattaaaattttaatttttaatttattttaaattacttatttattttaaattaaatgtattttatttttgaatttattttaattatttcaaattatttttaaatttactttaaatttatttgtttattttaaattaatttaatttttattttaaaatttaatttattaaaaatctatttattttaaatttattgccGTCAATACATTAATTAAATTATcaactttttatt
This DNA window, taken from Sylvia atricapilla isolate bSylAtr1 unplaced genomic scaffold, bSylAtr1.pri scaffold_106_arrow_ctg1, whole genome shotgun sequence, encodes the following:
- the MRPL45 gene encoding large ribosomal subunit protein mL45; its protein translation is MAAAMAAGLRLSGPRLCWKAAEALLRPGASCVVVPVRSRRKTPRVPEWARELSAEERERRLKCSEPIFPDERIERSFFLACTAEIMDPYVPPEGDARLSSLSKDGVKQQMQKLRQTAASQLALRKIKDHDPDFSIKTFPEKAQEIFIEAHNSLANFNKQKLHSLVTERCYPELVRGNRFRTIRWRFLGSLQPPRVVQLRCDSVLNRGNLYGQVTVRLHSRQILAIYDRFGRLMCGGEEVPRDVLEYVVFERYLVNPFGTWRMHGKIVPEWAPPREPIVKTVMIPAPAPDPSQEHENVK